The segment CATGCATCTTGAAAAAGGGCACGGTCATGCCTGTGGATTGACTCATGATGGTACCAAGTGGTTGTGCGTTTGCGGATAGGTCAACTAGCGTGGCCGTTTTCCACATGGATTGCAACTATTTTGGTGGGGGGAGTGTGAATTTTCCAAGCAGAGCGACCAGGTCGGCGTCTTCGGAAAGATCCTGATTGAGCACTTCCAGCTTCATGCTGATGTTCCCATTCTTGATCCATTTCCAGTCATTACTCCGAGTGGGCAACTTGCTGATGTGGATGACGTGGACTGCTTTTCCACGCTTGTAGGATCTGACCCAGAACGTTTGGCCATTCCTGGCGAATCGTCCTGCCAGGCCAGGGCCGGGCCCTGCACCGAGCAGAAGGTGGATTTGTGGAGTGTGCTTCTCCAGAAGCGTACGTTCGGCATTACCACCCCAAGGGCTGATGCCGATGACGATGTCAGAACGTTTGCTCAAACTTTCAGCCTTGCGAACAACGGCCTTCATCATCATTGCAGAGGGTTCTTTGGCCCCTTTGATCAGCTTGGGGAAATAGATCAAGCCTACTTTGTAGCCAGCGCGGTCAATGATTCTTTCCTGAATTCTGTCGGAGGCAGTGACCCAGTTTTCGGGAGGCGTCGTACCGGAATCCTCCAGCCAAGCCTTTTCGCCCGGGACCAGATATCCAGTATGGTATTCAAGGCTGCTGTAGGCTTTGCTGAGAGCCTGAGCCAATTCTTTGGATTCCAGCCCTTCCCGGGTCAAGGGAAGGAATTCGAAGGCCCCGGCGATGAACAGGTTGTGTTCATCACCGGGGTCTGAATTCTTGAGATTCTTGAAAAGCGTGGCGCGCCTAGCCAGGCCGCCCAGAGTCTTGCCCCCTCAGGTGGGACAGGGAGCATATTCCCCGACACTATTGGCTGAATAGATGAGCGTCAGGGCATCTTCTGCGACAGCCGGTGAGGACCCAATCGAGAAAATGAGCAGCAGGAAGAGAAGTAGTGTTCGGGTCATCAGCTATTTATTGACGAATTCCTTCAATTCCTTACCTGGGCGGAAGAAAGGAAGCTTCTTCGGGCTGACCTTGACCACATCCCCAGTCTTGGGGTTGCGACCGGTGTATCCACCGTAGTCTTTGACCTTGAAGCTGCCAAATCCGCGAATTTCAACGCGTTCATCATTGGACAGCGAGTCCTTGATTGAATCGAAGAATGTGTTGACTACCATGGATGCTTCGTCGACATGGATGTCATTCTTCTCTGCCAGAGTCTTGATGAGTTCACTTTTATTCATACTTGCCCTCCCTGTTTTCAAAACGGCCCCCCAACGGCCATTTCGACTTCGATACTATCAGCATCATGACAACTATGCGAATTATGAGGGTTTTCGTCAAGTGTTAATCTGTATTATTTTCCTGTGGCAACGACAGACCTTCCTGATCGCCAAGTTCTGGCAAACGGGCGTCACGCATGCGCTTCAGGCGTACTGCCAGTTGCAGGATATCCCGGCCAGCATTGCACGAGGGAGCCATTTTCAGTAGCGGGGTCTGTTTGATGACTGCCTGGATCAGTGTTGGGTCCTGGCGCACCGTCCCGGCGTATTTGATGTCGAGCCCCAGGAAACGTTCACAGGCAGCGTGCAGACGCTGGAAACTGCGCTTGCCTTCCTCGTGGTCCGTGGCCATGTTGACCACCACGTGAAAGTTCTTCACCCCATGCTCGGAATTCATGACCTTGATCATGGCGTAGCCATCGGTCAATGATGTGGGTTCAGGCGTGATGATGACAATCCGCTCCTGCGTCATGGCAGAGAATCGCATTACTGTCCGGCTGATTCCGGCTCCCAGATCAAGCAGCAGGAAGTCGTAGCCGCTTAAAACATTGTTCAATTTGTCGAACAACAGGCCCTGAAGGTCCTCATCGAGGTCGATGAGTTCGGGTACGCCCGATGCCGAGGGCAAAAAGTCGAAACCGCCTTGCTCGATGGGGACAACCACATCCGCCGGGTCCACGTCCTGCGTCAGCAGATCTTGGAGGGTCTTGTCCGGGGTCAGGCCCAGTAGAACATCCAGATTGGCCAGGCCGAGGTCGCAGTCCATGAGCATGACCTTGTGATGCCCCCGGTACAGGGCATAGCCCAGGTTCAGTGCGAGGTTGGTCTTGCCCACGCCGCCTTTGCCACTGACAATGGAAAAACTGACAACTCTATTCGTATTGTTCGCCATGGAATGGTCCTTGGTTAACCGTTGCCGGTGAACAGAAATTTCTTTTCGTTGGATTCAACAAGCGAGGCCTTGGACAGCTTTTGCATATCCGCAAGGGGGGCAGTGATAACCCGGTCCTTGCCCTGCGCCTTGGCCTTGTAGAGGGCTTTGTCTGCCAGGTCCACAAGGTCAGGTATCGGTGAATCGGAGACCCCTTTGTAACAGACCAGTCCTGCCGAGCAAGTCACCGAGAAGGGGGTACCGTCAGCCGAGCAGTTGAAGGTCAGTTCGCGGACTGATTCCAGGATACGCTCCAGCATGGCTCGGGACTTGAGCAGGCCGGTACCGGGCAGGAGCAGCGCGAATTCTTCGCCTCCAAGGCGGGCTGCAACGTCGTAGCGTCTGATCTTGGTCAGTAGCAGCTTGGACAGGCCCACGAGCACATCATCCCCGCAGGGGTGGCCGTGAGTGTCATTGACGGCTTTGAAGTTGTCCAAGTCGAGAATGGCGATGGAGAGAGAGTCTCCCATACGCTTTGCCCGTTCGATTTCCTGGTCCAGCAACCGGTCGAATGCCCGGCGGTTGGCAAGGGTGGTCAACGGGTCGTGCTCGGTCTGGTAGGCCAACTCCTGCAAGCTGTTCTGGATTTGCGATAGAAATGGGTATTCCTCACCATCCACGGGCAGGGCAAGCCAGTCTCGCAGTCCATACTCTTCGGAGAGTGCCGGCCATTGATCCATGGACAATCCTGGACAGAGGCGAAGGATCCCGAGCACTTTTTGCGTGCTCTCGACGCATGTTGCATCAGCCCCGTGGACCTGCAGCAGCTTGCGCAACGATTCCAGTTCGCTCAGGATTTCCTTTTCCTTGGCGGAGAGTATGTCTTCAGCTGTGTTTTTGGGCATGTTCATGCAGCAACTGATTCCGGATGAGGGTGTCGAGGGAGCCGTCGAGGACAGCATCCACGTTGGATTCTTCGGTTTTGGAACGATGGTCCTTGACCAGCCGGTAAGGCTGTAAGGTATAGGTCCTGATTTGGCTACCAAAACCGATGGCATCTTTGGAGTCGTACTGGGCCTGCTTTTCGGCGCTGAGCTTTTGTTGTTCCAGTTCGTAGAGGCGGGCCTTCAAAATTTTCATGGCCGTGTCCTTGTTGCGGAACTGGGACTTTTCATTCTGGCAGGAAACCACAATTCCCGAAGGCTCGTGGGTCAGGCGGACCGCCGAACTGGTCTTGTTGACCTTCTGTCCACCAGGACCGCTGGCGCGGAAGACGTCAACGCGCAGGTCTTCATCCTTGATCTCGATTTCAATGTCCTTGCCCGCGTCGGGATACACATCCACCGAAGCAAACGAGGTATGTCTGCGCCCCGATGAATCAAAAGGTGAAATGCGGATCAGACGGTGGATGCCGCGTTCGGCCTTGAGTAGACCGTAGGCATAGGGGCCTTCGATTAGCAGGGTGACGCTTTTCACACCTGCCTCGTCGCCGGGAAGGAAATCCAGCGTTTTGACCGTGAACTCGCGGCGCTCACTCCATCGCTGGTACATGCGCAGCAACATTTCGGCCCAGTCCTGAGCCTCGGTGCCGCCTGCACCGGGATGGATTTCCAGCAGTGCCGCCGCAGAGTCCTGCTGACCCGAGAGCAATGTTCTGAGCTCGGTCTCGGCAAGATGTGCGGTGAGGGCATTCACCTGCTCATTCAGCGCTTCAAGGACTTCCGTGCTCTGGTCTTCCTGGGCCAGCATCAGCCATTCGTCCAGGTCTTCCTTGGCTTGTCGCAGGTTGTCCCACAACTCCACCATGGCGCCTAAACGACTTTTTTCCTGCAACAGGGGCTTGAGTGCGTCAGGATTGTCCCAAGCACCGGGCTTGGACAGGGCCGCTTCGATTTCTTTCAGGCGAGAGTCACTCTGGTCGTGGTCAAAGACGCCCCCAAAGGGAACTGAATTGTTCCAGAAGGGTGGAACCTTGTGCCTTTAAATCAGTATACTGAAGCATATGATAAGATAATCCGTAGGGTTAATGTCGTTCTGCGGCAATTTGTAAGTATATCCCGAAGACCGCTGTGAAGCAAGCCTTGCGGTTTCAGGCTTGGATCTGTGTTTTTCAGCTCTTGGGGCGCGTGAGAAGGGCGCACAGGGAGCACAGTGCCAGCAGGATGGCGGGCAGCCATGCCAGAAGGTCATAATTGCGATGATAGAAGCTTGTAGACGTCAGGATCGGTACGTCGGTTTTAGTCACGACCGCAGCACTGAAAAGTCGGCTTGCCGACTGGATTCGACCATGGGGATCGATGAAGGCGCTGATTCCGGTGTTGGTGCAGCGTGCGATGCTGCGCTGTTGTTCAACGGCACGTAGCGCCGAAAGGTACAGGTGCTGGAGCGGGGCCGAGGAACGACCAAACCAGGCATCATTGGAGATGTTGACCAGCAGGTTGGCTCCCGCTGCCACTCGGGCCTGGGCAAGTTCTGGGAAGATGGTCTCGTAGCAGAGCAGTATCCCCGAGCGTATCTTGCCGGAAGGCAGAGGACCTTCGTTGTTACCGGGCTCGAAGTCTCCTACGCCTTGCACCAACTTGGTGATGAACGGGAGATACTCGCCAAAGGGAACATATTCGCCGAAGGGGACAAGGTGCTCTTTGTCGTAATAAGAACCAAGTCGCCCCGAAGGCTCAATCAGAAAGGCCCGGTTATAGAGTGTGGGCTTTCGCCTGCCGGGAAGAAAGGTGAACGCAGGAGAACCCGTGATGATGGGCGTCTGGATATCCCTGGCTAGGTTGCGCACAGACAGGGACAGGGAATTGAGTTCCTGAAGGTAGAACGGCAGTGCTGTCTCGGGCCAGATCATCAGATCGGGCTTGTTGCGGTCTGATTCGCCCCGGGTCAGTGTTTCGTACCGGGCCAGTGTTGCGTAACGGTAGGCTTCGTCCCACTTGAGGCTCTGGTCGATATTGCCCTGGATGAGGCTGATGCTGGCCGTGTTTGTCTCAGGGAGTGGCAGGGAGAGGTTCCAGAACCCCGTCGCTGCGAGAAGGGCCAGGATCAGAGCCCCTGCCAGTCGTTGTCGTGACAGGATTCCCGTGCCACGCGAGATGAGAACGGCCGCTGTGGCCAGTAGTCCAGAGAGGCCATAGGAACCGACAACGGAGGCTGTCTGGATCGCAAAGGGCCAGGGGGAGAAGGCCGAGGCCAGGGTCAGCCACGGAAATCCGGTGAACAGGATGCCTCGCAGCAGTTCCAGGAACCACCAGGAGGAACCGACCCACAGGGCCAAAAAAGGCCAGGAGAGTCGCCCCTTGACCAACCTGAGTCCCAGGCAGAACAGGCCATGATACAGGCCCAGAAATAATCCGATGAGGATGGGGCAGGGCACTGCCAGAATCCAGGGCAGTCCCCCAAAATCATGAACCGGCAATGCGACCCAGTACAGGCTTCCGGCAAAGGCTGCCGCGCCGATGAGCCAGCCACGTTTGAAGGCTGCCTTAGGGCTAGGGGCGTGCCGGGCGCAGAGCATGAGCCCAATGGGCAGGAGTAACGCCAGAGGCGGAACATGGGCCAAGGGATTGGCGAAGCCAAACCAGGCTCCGATGCAGGCCAGAATTGCCGGAAAGAGCAGATTAATCATCGGCCTTGGGACGCTCCACGGCCTGAATGATAAGCCAGTGTACCTGTTTGGGGTCGGCTTCCTTGATGATGAGACGGTGACCATCGGTGGAGAATGTTTCGCCGGAGTACGGTACGCGACCCGCCAGTTCACAGACAAATCCACTGACGGTATCGACCTGTTCCGAAGTCAACTGCAGGTTGAACTGCTCGTCCAATTCAAAGAGAGGGGTTCGTCCTGAGACCAGGATGTCGCCGTTCTCCAGAACCTGAATATCGTCGGGGCGCGGAGCATCGTACTCGTCCTCGATATCTCCGACGATTTCTTCCAAAACATCTTCAAGGGTCACCAGTCCAGAGGTGCCTCCGTATTCATCCAGGGCAATGGCCATGTGGATCTTCCTGGTACGGAAGACCTGCAGCATGTCCATGACGTTCTTGGTGTCTGGAATGAACAAGGGCTTGCGCATGATGTCGGCCGTAGACTTAGGGTCGCCCCCCAGCATGCAGTGGCGCAGCATATCCTTGGCGTGGACGATGCCTACGATATTGTCTCGGTTGTCCTGGTAGATGGGAATGCGCGAATGGCCGCGTTTCATCAGGTGCTCGGCAACGGCCTGAAGTGGCTCGTCTACAGCTTCGCAGGCGATGTCGGTGCGCGGGATCATGATTTCACGGACTTGTTTCCGCCCCAGGCGCAGCACATTGAGCAGCAGACTGACTTCGTCGCCGGTCAGGTCGCCGTCGCGCTTGGCAGAGTGGATGAACTTTTCCAGGACGGAGTCGTCCCTCTTGAAGAGTTTGCCAAAAAGGGTGGAGAACAAACTGTCTGATTCGTCTTCCAACTGGAGACCTCCTCACGTAGATTGAATTAACCTTAGGTATAGGAAGTTACAGGAGTGTTGGCAATCCCTGCCGGTTGGGTTTTTTAGACAATTCCTCTGGAACGGTAGAGTTCCAGATGCCTGCGTTGAATCCAGTTGCCCAACTTGTCGATACCGCCCCCGCCGATTTTGGTCCAGGTGATCTGCATGGTTTCCGGGTCGGATATTTCGCCGGTTTCAATAAATTTGAATCCAATCTCCAGGTCCTTGGTCTTGAAATCTTCGTAGCGGTTCTGCACACGACCGACAAACCACAGCTTTTGTTTGCGTTTCATGTCCGGGTCGAAAAGCTTGGTCAGGATGTAAAAGCGTTGCCCGATTTCAAAGTCCAGGCCGTTTTCTTTCAATGATTGTCGCGTGATATCAATTCGTAGGCCACCAGCCGAGATGTTTGCCACGCGCATCATGTCGGTTTCTCCGGCGTGATGAACAAGGGAAGGCTTCCCCCAGCATTTCAGGCATTGTTCAAGAGTCCCATCCTTGGAGTGGACCTCGGGCCACAGGGCCATGCCGAGCATGTATTCCAACGGAGGCTCCATACGCAGGTGGATGCGTTTCTGCTGCATCCGGACACTGTCCGGAATGGGCAGAGTGATGAGAGTGCTCCCGTCGGAACGTTTTTTGATGCCAGCCACTTCGGATTCGAAATTATAGAATTGCGAGGCTCCGCCTCCTCCGCGCGAGGCGACTCGAAAATAGCAGGTCACTGGTCGCGCAATCCATCCCTGATGGGCTTGCACAAAATCGCCTGCATCCAGAGTCAGGTTGCTGTGGCTGAGTTCCTCGATGGAACAGTGCAATGGCCTGGAAACCTGCTCATCCCTGGAGAAGCTGAATTCGATCTTGTTGCGCTGATCAAGGGCGGCTTGCAGCAGGTCGGTCACCTGTTCCGGGGCGACAATCACACCAATGGGGAGAGAGGGCTTGCGGCGAAAGACATAGTGGTTGGCCAAAAGCACAGAACCGCCAGCAATGCAGGCCAACGCAACGGTCCAGACAATGATCTCCAGCCCTTGGGAAGAGAACCCGAGAGCCGCGAAGTTGTCCTTGACGCTCCCGAGAAAGGAGCGGTCTATTCCTGCGAGAATATGCTCAGTCGCAAGGGAAGATCTGGTCGTCAAGAATCCGAATGCGGTCATTGATAGCTTGCCTTTTCTGCGGGTTATCCTCAATGCTCAGGCGCAATCGCCAATCTTCACGTAAAAAAGTCACCCAGCCTTGCCGGGCGTCCCGAATCCTTGCCAATTCAATCAGCGTCAGGGCTGTGGTGTCGTCTCCCTGAGCGATGGCGGTACGCGCTGCCTTGCGTGCATAGACGGAGGCGAACAGACTGTCTTTTTCAGCCTTCAGGCTCCGCTCAAGGCGCAGGTAGTTGCGTTCTTCAATCAGTGTCTCGTAATCCTTGTCTCTTTGGGTTCGCTGTTCAAGAGAGCCGGGACAATCGAGGGCTGCCTTGGCATAGCGCCTGGCCTCCTGTTCAAGGACACCTGCGTCCATGTCCAGGTAGGCCCTGAGTCTTGCTGCCAGTTTTGCGGTTTTGGCCGCAGCGCAGAAGTCGTCACTGCGTAGCGACGATTCCAGGCTCTTGGTGTACTGGATCTCAGCTTCACACCAATAACCTTGCAAGAAAGAGTCCACAAAATCACGACGTTGTATGGGGGCTTGGGCCGGGGATGTACTGAGCGGATAGGGGCTGCGATCAGTTGCTGTGCTGCAGCCAGTAACGCAACAGGCCAAGAGAATAATATATATGGAGAAATATCTGAATATCATGAGTAATCTCCTATGGGGCCGGGTGTTCCTCGGGGGCAGGTGAACCGAGACCTCTGGACAGGGGCCATGTGTTGTTCAGACGCTCCAGGAGTTCGGTGCCGAGACGAATGGTGTGCTCGGTGCGTGCCCGCAGGCGTGCAAGGTCTGTCGTGGCCGCGCGAATGTCCTCAGTGATGGCAACGGAATTATCTACGGCTGGCTGGATGTCTGTCCTGAACTGCTTGAGTTCCTTAACAAAACTGTTGACTTCCTGCATCATGCTCACCGCTTCTTTCTGCAACGGTTCAAGGTCTTCCACTCGTTCTGTGGTGGCATCAACCAAACGGGTCATGCGGGACATGGCCATGTCCGTATTGGCCAGCAACGAGTCAAGCTTTTGGACGGGTTCGGGATTTTTCGTCAGGTATCCGACAAGGCCCTTGTCCGAGCGTAGATCCTCGGAGAGTTTTCCGAGGTTAACCAACACGCTTTGGACCGGACCGTCCTTATCCAGAAGCTGAGCGGTGATGGCCCGGATATTGGCGACGATGACCTTCAGGTCCTCAATGACCGGTTTGGCTTCGGCAATGATTTCATCCAGCCCACCGATACGATTCAATTCGACTTGGGTGTATTCTTCGAGCACGGGGCTGTTCTGTGATCCGGGAGCCAATTGCAGGTAGGTTTTACCGATAATTCCCCCCTGCACAAGGATGATCTGGGAGTCCTGACGGAACCATTCCCTGTATTTATCCAGGATGTCGATTTCAATGATGACGCGACCCACATGAGATAGATCCACATCATTGACGTTACCGATGCGGAATCCAGACAGCCGTACCGGGGTGCCGCGTTCCACGTTTTCGCCGGTGGTACTGATGACATAGAATGTGGCGTAGTCCGAAAACAGATCCTTCTTGATGCCGAGAACGATCAGGGTGCCAATGAGCACGGCAACAAAAATCAGGACAAAGGCGCCAACCCGCAATTCCATAGTTTCATGTCTGGTGCTCATGGGGTTCCTTGCAATGCCATGGGTTTCAGATTGAACTGGTCATAAGCCGGGGCGGTCTTGTCCAGGCAGGCAACCCAGATACGTACGCCATTCTTGAGCGCCTGTGCGGCCTCGAACGCTTGAGTGACATCCTCGACGCCGGGAGTCGGCAATAGGAT is part of the Desulfovibrio ferrophilus genome and harbors:
- a CDS encoding HU family DNA-binding protein, with amino-acid sequence MNKSELIKTLAEKNDIHVDEASMVVNTFFDSIKDSLSNDERVEIRGFGSFKVKDYGGYTGRNPKTGDVVKVSPKKLPFFRPGKELKEFVNK
- a CDS encoding MinD/ParA family protein; this translates as MANNTNRVVSFSIVSGKGGVGKTNLALNLGYALYRGHHKVMLMDCDLGLANLDVLLGLTPDKTLQDLLTQDVDPADVVVPIEQGGFDFLPSASGVPELIDLDEDLQGLLFDKLNNVLSGYDFLLLDLGAGISRTVMRFSAMTQERIVIITPEPTSLTDGYAMIKVMNSEHGVKNFHVVVNMATDHEEGKRSFQRLHAACERFLGLDIKYAGTVRQDPTLIQAVIKQTPLLKMAPSCNAGRDILQLAVRLKRMRDARLPELGDQEGLSLPQENNTD
- a CDS encoding GGDEF domain-containing protein; the protein is MNMPKNTAEDILSAKEKEILSELESLRKLLQVHGADATCVESTQKVLGILRLCPGLSMDQWPALSEEYGLRDWLALPVDGEEYPFLSQIQNSLQELAYQTEHDPLTTLANRRAFDRLLDQEIERAKRMGDSLSIAILDLDNFKAVNDTHGHPCGDDVLVGLSKLLLTKIRRYDVAARLGGEEFALLLPGTGLLKSRAMLERILESVRELTFNCSADGTPFSVTCSAGLVCYKGVSDSPIPDLVDLADKALYKAKAQGKDRVITAPLADMQKLSKASLVESNEKKFLFTGNG
- the prfB gene encoding peptide chain release factor 2 (programmed frameshift) → MLQYTDLKAQGSTLLEQFSSLWGRLDHDQSDSRLKEIEAALSKPGAWDNPDALKPLLQEKSRLGAMVELWDNLRQAKEDLDEWLMLAQEDQSTEVLEALNEQVNALTAHLAETELRTLLSGQQDSAAALLEIHPGAGGTEAQDWAEMLLRMYQRWSERREFTVKTLDFLPGDEAGVKSVTLLIEGPYAYGLLKAERGIHRLIRISPFDSSGRRHTSFASVDVYPDAGKDIEIEIKDEDLRVDVFRASGPGGQKVNKTSSAVRLTHEPSGIVVSCQNEKSQFRNKDTAMKILKARLYELEQQKLSAEKQAQYDSKDAIGFGSQIRTYTLQPYRLVKDHRSKTEESNVDAVLDGSLDTLIRNQLLHEHAQKHS
- the lnt gene encoding apolipoprotein N-acyltransferase, encoding MINLLFPAILACIGAWFGFANPLAHVPPLALLLPIGLMLCARHAPSPKAAFKRGWLIGAAAFAGSLYWVALPVHDFGGLPWILAVPCPILIGLFLGLYHGLFCLGLRLVKGRLSWPFLALWVGSSWWFLELLRGILFTGFPWLTLASAFSPWPFAIQTASVVGSYGLSGLLATAAVLISRGTGILSRQRLAGALILALLAATGFWNLSLPLPETNTASISLIQGNIDQSLKWDEAYRYATLARYETLTRGESDRNKPDLMIWPETALPFYLQELNSLSLSVRNLARDIQTPIITGSPAFTFLPGRRKPTLYNRAFLIEPSGRLGSYYDKEHLVPFGEYVPFGEYLPFITKLVQGVGDFEPGNNEGPLPSGKIRSGILLCYETIFPELAQARVAAGANLLVNISNDAWFGRSSAPLQHLYLSALRAVEQQRSIARCTNTGISAFIDPHGRIQSASRLFSAAVVTKTDVPILTSTSFYHRNYDLLAWLPAILLALCSLCALLTRPKS
- a CDS encoding hemolysin family protein, giving the protein MEDESDSLFSTLFGKLFKRDDSVLEKFIHSAKRDGDLTGDEVSLLLNVLRLGRKQVREIMIPRTDIACEAVDEPLQAVAEHLMKRGHSRIPIYQDNRDNIVGIVHAKDMLRHCMLGGDPKSTADIMRKPLFIPDTKNVMDMLQVFRTRKIHMAIALDEYGGTSGLVTLEDVLEEIVGDIEDEYDAPRPDDIQVLENGDILVSGRTPLFELDEQFNLQLTSEQVDTVSGFVCELAGRVPYSGETFSTDGHRLIIKEADPKQVHWLIIQAVERPKADD
- a CDS encoding PilZ domain-containing protein, producing the protein MTAFGFLTTRSSLATEHILAGIDRSFLGSVKDNFAALGFSSQGLEIIVWTVALACIAGGSVLLANHYVFRRKPSLPIGVIVAPEQVTDLLQAALDQRNKIEFSFSRDEQVSRPLHCSIEELSHSNLTLDAGDFVQAHQGWIARPVTCYFRVASRGGGGASQFYNFESEVAGIKKRSDGSTLITLPIPDSVRMQQKRIHLRMEPPLEYMLGMALWPEVHSKDGTLEQCLKCWGKPSLVHHAGETDMMRVANISAGGLRIDITRQSLKENGLDFEIGQRFYILTKLFDPDMKRKQKLWFVGRVQNRYEDFKTKDLEIGFKFIETGEISDPETMQITWTKIGGGGIDKLGNWIQRRHLELYRSRGIV
- a CDS encoding MlaD family protein codes for the protein MSTRHETMELRVGAFVLIFVAVLIGTLIVLGIKKDLFSDYATFYVISTTGENVERGTPVRLSGFRIGNVNDVDLSHVGRVIIEIDILDKYREWFRQDSQIILVQGGIIGKTYLQLAPGSQNSPVLEEYTQVELNRIGGLDEIIAEAKPVIEDLKVIVANIRAITAQLLDKDGPVQSVLVNLGKLSEDLRSDKGLVGYLTKNPEPVQKLDSLLANTDMAMSRMTRLVDATTERVEDLEPLQKEAVSMMQEVNSFVKELKQFRTDIQPAVDNSVAITEDIRAATTDLARLRARTEHTIRLGTELLERLNNTWPLSRGLGSPAPEEHPAP